One Tamandua tetradactyla isolate mTamTet1 chromosome 19, mTamTet1.pri, whole genome shotgun sequence genomic region harbors:
- the SH3TC1 gene encoding SH3 domain and tetratricopeptide repeat-containing protein 1, with translation MPTASWERAPEETGAAARDGAAPPPGSRHPAAGAPPAQVGAYPTDLTLKLRAAWSSGLPDPRLQQVLRGRLRLLENDSREVARVLGELSARLLSIHSDQDQIVVTFKTFEEIWKFSTYHALGFTHHCLEHLLVDDNFWLRSPKEEEEEGEEGAAITVQVDEAALRLAYERLLIQEGSFFVLDPDHCVRTAASLGDAGTGPQPLRWASGNPQGQASSAVDSSAYNVSPEEVATVAAPEPLIPFHQWALRVPWDPIDDSGDEPVTSGTPQMTVGLCSAVMDCQGSGPEELAFQGGDLIEILGAQVPGLPWCLGQHVTSGQVGFVRTSLLQAQDQTSELENVIFLDEEERLFFSNEGPFTAEDARQLLETTSAMDVYTVCSLDTLEENESERQEDPEMILPHLDPEPSETLAKVKNVLEQCKTRQTRPKEPASWGLEAAFSAARPPEPEGPDIRLPAEEAGAESEALDSLLLLLNAPGFEAGFRGLYDLSLSWLRSVFSDFPDEDALTGRLAQARATAKKAGLPMALARLCFLLGRLCVRKLKFSQARVYLEEALGVLGGRFGDLALAAAVHANLAAVYLKQKNRDKCAHTVAKASALLLGTPGRVCSTEAEAELLKYGLRRAIRGRSAQAEARACFLLAKHHTCLRQPEEAAPFLERLLLLQAAPGAPWAPDCYLLLADAYSRQCLPHLALSCTHAASLRARGSLASTLRSAGLVLRNAPRLAGTRGAARGLPCQIAHYLRQALAAAAAETAGRTLRGPLYASLARLHGQHGQHGRAVALMTRAAEAEAAVGGHLVGDRLLALAWLCLRRGQSETTLDILGSITDAALAGGDQEGLVANLEAVALKRTGRTRQAAEGYYRALRAARRRGRLHDQAVVLANLGVLCLDAGAGGLAEHYLAEAVKVFSQLPSRECGRDLSWVLLCLGQLATRRGHAEQGKCYYEWAFLVAVQTDHFESQLHAVQRLCHFYSSVMPNEAQSVIYHKFQLSLARRMADKGLEGQLLETISQLYLSLGTERAYRSALNYTKRSLGIFIDLQQKEKEAYAWLQAGKIYYILRQDELVDLYIQVAQNTALYTGDPQLGLRLFEAAGDIFFNGAWEREKAVSFYRDRALPLAVTTGNQEAELRLCNKLVALLAALEAPQEGLEFAHVALALSITLGDRLNERVAYHRLAALHQELGRGELAEHFYLKALSLCSSPLEFDEEPLYYVKVYLVLGDIIFYDLKDPFDAAGYYQLALAAAVDLGNKKAQLKIYTRLATIYHNFLMDREKSLFFYQKARTFASELNVRRINLAPGRHCRQAPWLAPGHLP, from the exons ATGCCCACGGCCAGCTGGGAGCGGGCGCCCGAGGAGACGGGTGCAGCGGCCAGAGACG GTGCGGCCCCCCCACCTGGTAGCAGGCACCCAGCAGCTGGAGCTCCTCCGGCCCAGGTGGGAGCGTATCCCACAG ACCTGACCCTGAAGCTGCGGGCGGCGTGGAGCAGCGGGCTGCCCGACCCCCGCCTGCAGCAGGTCCTGCGGGGCCGCCTCCGCCTCTTGGAGAACGACAGCCGTGAGGTGGCCCGCGTGCTTGGG GAGTTGTCGGCCAGGCTTCTGTCCATCCACAGTGACCAAGATCAGATTGTGGTGACGTTTAAGACTTTTGAAGAAATTTGGAAGTTCTCCACCTACCACGCTCTGG GCTTCACCCACCACTGCTTGGAGCACTTGCTTGTGGATGACAACTTCTGGCTGCGGTCGcccaaggaggaggaggaggagggggaggagggggcggcCATCACGGTTCAGGTGGACGAGGCGGCCCTGAGGCTGGCGTACGAGAGGCTCCTCATCCAGGAGG GGTCCTTCTTTGTCCTGGATCCTGACCACTGCGTGAGAACAGCAGCTAGCCTGGGGGATGCAGGGAcgggcccccagcccctccggTGGGCTTCGGGGAATCCCCAGGGTCAAGCATCCTCAGCGGTGGACTCTTCGGCCTACAATGTGTCCCCTGAGGAGGTGGCAACGGTGGCAGCCCCAGAACCTTTGATTCCATTTCATCA GTGGGCTCTTAGGGTCCCCTGGGACCCCATCGACGACTCTGGGGATGAGCCTGTGACGTCCGGCACCCCACAGATGA CTGTGGGCCTGTGCTCGGCGGTGATGGACTGCCAGGGCTCAGGGCCCGAAGAACTGGCCTTCCAGGGCGGCGACCTCATCGAGATCCTCGGCGCCCAGGTGCCCGGCCTGCCCTGGTGCCTCGGCCAGCATGTGACCTCGGGCCAGGTCGGATTTGTGCGGACAAGTCTCCTCCAGGCGCAGGACCAGACATCTGA GTTGGAAAATGTGATTTTCCTTGATGAGGAGGAGCGGTTGTTCTTCAGCAATGAAGGGCCCTTCACTGCGGAGGATGCCAGGCAGCTGCTGGAGACCACGTCGGCCATGGACGTCTACACCGTGTGCAGCCTGG atactttagaagaaaatgagtcTGAGCGACAGGAAGATCCAG AAATGATCCTGCCTCACCTGGACCCAGAGCCCAGCGAGACCCTGGCGAAAGTGAAGAATGTTCTGGAACAGTGCAAGACCCGCCAGACCCGCCCCAAGGAGCCCGCGTCCTGGGGTCTCGAGGCGGCCTTCAGTGCTGCGAGGCCACCAGAGCCCGAGGGCCCCGACATCCGTCTGCCCGCCGAGGAGGCCGGGGCTGAGTCGGAGGCCCTGGACTCGCTGCTGCTGCTCCTGAACGCCCCTGGGTTCGAGGCCGGCTTCCGCGGCCTGTACGACCTGTCCTTGTCGTGGCTGCGCAGCGTGTTCTCGGACTTCCCCGATGAGGACGCGCTGACCGGGCGCCTGGCGCAGGCCCGGGCCACGGCCAAGAAAGCCGGGCTCCCCATGGCCCTCGCCAGGCTCTGCTTCCTGCTGGGGCGCCTGTGCGTGCGGAAGCTCAAGTTCTCCCAGGCCCGCGTGTACCTCGAGGAGGccctgggggtgctggggggccGCTTCGGCGACCTCGCCCTCGCGGCGGCTGTGCACGCCAACCTGGCCGCCGTCTACCTGAAGCAGAAGAACCGGGACAAGTGTGCGCACACGGTGGCCAAGGCCTCGGCCCTGCTCCTGGGCACACCCGGCCGCGTGTGCAGCACGGAGGCGGAGGCGGAGCTGCTCAAGTACGGGTTGCGGAGGGCCATCCGTGGCCGGAGCGCGCAGGCCGAGGCCCGGGCCTGCTTCCTGCTGGCCAAGCACCACACCTGCCTCAGGCAGCCCGAGGAGGCCGCGCCTTTCCTGGAGCGGCTGCTGCTCCTGCAGGCCGCCCCGGGCGCCCCGTGGGCCCCCGACTGCTACCTGCTGCTGGCCGACGCGTACAGCCGCCAGTGCCTGCCGCACCTGGCCCTGAGCTGTACCCACGCCGCCTCCCTGCGGGCGCGGGGCTCCCTGGCCAGCACGCTGCGGAGCGCCGGCCTGGTCCTCCGAAACGCCCCCCGGCTCGCCGGCACGAGGGGCGCTGCCCGTGGCCTCCCCTGCCAGATCGCCCACTACCTCCGGCAggcactggccgctgcagccGCGGAGACGGCGGGCAGGACGCTGCGCGGGCCCCTCTACGCCAGCCTGGCCCGGCTGCATGGGCAGCACGGGCAGCACGGCCGGGCCGTCGCCCTCATGACCCGGGCGGCAGAGGCCGAGGCCGCGGTGGGTGGCCACCTCGTCGGGGACCGCCTGCTGGCCCTTGCCTGGCTGTGCCTGCGGCGCGGGCAGAGCGAGACCACCCTGGACATcctggggtccatcacagatgCGGCCCTGGCAGGCGGGGACCAGGAAGGGCTGGTGGCCAACCTGGAGGCGGTGGCCCTGAAAAGGACGGGCCGGACCCGGCAGGCGGCCGAGGGCTACTACCGCGCCCTGCGGGCAGCCCGGAGGCGGGGCCGGCTACACGACCAGGCTGTGGTCCTGGCCAACCTCGGGGTGCTGTGCCTGGATGCGGGCGCCGGCGGGCTGGCTGAGCACTACCTGGCGGAGGCCGTGAAGGTCTTCTCGCAGCTGCCGAGCCGGGAATGCGGCCGGGACCTGAGCTGGGTGCTGCTGTGCCTGGGCCAGCTGGCCACGCGCAGGGGCCACGCCGAGCAGGGCAAGTGCTACTACGAGTGGGCCTTCCTGGTCGCCGTGCAGACTGACCACTTCGAGA GTCAGCTGCATGCTGTCCAGCGGCTGTGTCACTTCTACAGCTCCGTCATGCCCAATGAGGCCCAGAGTGTCATCTACCACAAGTTCCAGCTCTCGCTGGCCCGCAGGATGGCCGACAAGGGGCTGGAGGGGCAGCTCCTGGAGACCATCAGCCAACTCTACCTCTCCCTGGGCACCGAACG ggcctACAGGTCCGCCCTGAACTACACCAAGCGGAGTCTGGGCATCTTCATCGACCTTcagcagaaggagaaagaggcgTACGCCTGGCTGCAGGCCGGGAAGATCTACTACATCCTGCGGCAGGACGAGCTGGTGGATCTGTACATCCAG GTGGCACAGAACACGGCGCTCTACACTGGTGACCCCCAACTGGGGCTGAGGCTGTTCGAAGCTGCTGGAGACATCTTCTTCAATGGGGCATGGGAGCGAGAGAAGGCTGTGTCCTTCTACCGG GACCGGGCGCTGCCTCTGGCGGTGACCACAGGGAACCAGGAGGCAGAGCTGCGCCTGTGCAACAAGCTGGTGGCGCTGCTGGCCGCACTGGAAGCCCCCCAGGAGGGTCTGGAGTTCGCCCACGTGGCCCTGGCACTCAGCATCACCCTGG GGGACCGCCTGAACGAGCGCGTGGCCTACCACCGCCTGGCCGCCCTGCACCAAGAGCTGGGCCGTGGGGAGCTGGCCGAGCACTTCTACCTCAAGGCGCTGTCGCTGTGCAGCTCGCCGCTGGAGTTCGACGAGGAGCCCCTGTACTACGTGAAGGTGTACTTGGTGCTTGGCGACATCATCTTCTACGACCTGAAG